The following are encoded in a window of Panicum virgatum strain AP13 chromosome 5N, P.virgatum_v5, whole genome shotgun sequence genomic DNA:
- the LOC120673970 gene encoding hexokinase-8-like, producing the protein MEAAAAVAMAEQVAADLREKCETPPALLREVASAMAHEMGAGLEKEGGSRVKMLLSYVDKLPTGREEGSFYGLDLGGTNFRVLRVQLGGNEKHVVNRESREVSIPPQLMSGSSSELFGFIASELAKFVADEENSANISNGKKRELGFTFSFPVKQRSVASGTLVKWTKAFSIDDAVGEDVVAELQTAMEKQGLDMHVAALINDAVGTLAGARYYDKDVVAGVIFGTGTNAAYVEKANAIPKWEGELPNSGDMVINMEWGNFCSSHLPITEYDQELDEESLNPGEQIYEKLMSGMYLGEIVRRVLLKISLHSSIFGNIDHAKLKTHFLLRTPHISAMHHDETPDLKIVAEILEENLEITGTSLETRKLVVEICDIVARRAARLAAAGLAGILKKLGRVCNAQEQRSVIAIDGGLFEHYTRFRECLESTLGELLGEEASKSVAVKHADDGSGIGAALIAASQSQYRNVV; encoded by the exons ATGGAGGCAGCCGCGGCGGTGGCAATGGCGGAGCAGGTGGCGGCGGACCTCCGAGAGAAGTGTGAGACGCCACCGGCGCTGCTGCGCGAGGTGGCGTCGGCGATGGCCCACGAGATGGGCGCGGGACTGGAGAAGGAAGGCGGGAGCAGGGTCAAGATGCTTCTCTCCTACGTTGACAAGCTCCCCACAGG GAGAGAGGAAGGATCGTTCTATGGATTGGACCTAGGAGGAACAAACTTCCGCGTCTTGAGGGTGCAGTTGGGTGGGAATGAGAAGCATGTCGTTAACCGTGAGTCCAGAGAAGTCAGTATTCCTCCACAGTTGATGTCAGGGAGCTCCTCG GAGCTTTTTGGTTTCATTGCTTCTGAACTGGCCAAATTTGTTGCCGATGAGGAGAACAGCGCTAACATATCAAATGGAAAGAAGCGAGAACTAGGGTTCACATTTTCATTCCCAGTGAAGCAACGTTCAGTTGCTTCGGGTACCCTAGTCAAGTGGACAAAGGCATTTTCCATTGATGATGCT GTAGGTGAAGATGTAGTGGCTGAATTGCAAACAGCTATGGAGAAGCAAGGTCTGGATATGCACGTAGCTGCATTG ATTAATGATGCTGTTGGAACTCTGGCTGGAGCAAGATACTATGACAAAGATGTTGTTGCTGGTGTCATATTTGGAACTGGCACTAATGCAGCATATGTTGAGAAGGCAAACGCCATTCCAAAATGGGAAGGCGAGTTGCCCAATTCGGGGGATATG GTCATCAACATGGAATGGGGTAACTTCTGTTCATCCCATCTTCCTATCACTGAATATGATCAAGAATTGGATGAGGAGAGCCTGAATCCGGGAGAGCAG ATCTACGAGAAGTTAATGTCAGGAATGTATTTAGGTGAAATTGTAAGGAGGGTGCTCCTTAAAATATCATTGCACTCCTCAATTTTCGGCAATATTGATCACGCCAAGCTCAAAACCCATTTCCTCCTGCG GACTCCACATATTTCTGCAATGCACCATGATGAAACACCTGATCTGAAGATTGTGGCTGAAATACTGGAAGAAAATCTAGAG ATAACAGGCACATCCTTGGAGACGCGAAAATTGGTTGTCGAAATCTGTGACATCGTGGCAAGAAGGGCAGCCCGGCTGGCTGCTGCAGGGCTTGCAGGGATCCTCAAAAAGCTCGGGAGAGTTTGCAACGCCCAGGAGCAACGATCAGTCATTGCCATTGACGGAGGATTGTTCGAGCACTACACCAGATTCCGCGAATGCTTGGAGAGCACACTGGGCGAGTTGCTGGGAGAGGAGGCGTCCAAGTCAGTGGCCGTCAAGCACGCAGATGACGGTTCAGGAATAGGTGCTGCCCTCATAGCAGCTTCGCAGTCTCAGTACAGAAACGTTGTGTGA
- the LOC120676196 gene encoding profilin-like, whose translation MSWQAYVDDHLLCDIDSQRLAAAAILGHDGAVWAQSDAFPQVKPEEIIAIMNDFNEPGSLAPTGLYLGGSKYMVIQGEPGAVIRGKKGPGGVTIKKTNLAIIIGIYEEPMTAGQCNMVVERLGDYLVDQGF comes from the exons ATGTCGTGGCAGGCGTACGTGGACGACCACCTGCTCTGCGACATCGACAGccagcgcctcgccgccgccgccatcctcggCCACGATGGCGCCGTCTGGGCCCAGTCCGACGCCTTCCCGCAG GTCAAACCTGAAGAAATCATTGCAATAATGAATGACTTCAATGAGCCAGGCTCTCTAGCACCCACTGGTTTATACCTGGGTGGTAGCAAATACATGGTTATCCAAGGTGAACCTGGAGCTGTCATTCGAGGGAAGAAG GGACCAGGCGGAGTTACAATCAAGAAGACCAATCTAGCCATAATCATTGGGATCTATGAGGAACCAATGACTGCTGGCCAATGCAACATGGTTGTGGAGAGGCTTGGTGATTACCTTGTAGATCAGGGCTTCTAA
- the LOC120676816 gene encoding uncharacterized protein LOC120676816 isoform X1 yields MGKAARWLRSLLGGGAGGRKEQGKDPQRRASAAPPPADRRRWSFARSSRDSAEPAAAAAAERSVKGGGSAAIARAAEAAWLKSLYGDTEREQSKHAIAVAAATAAAADAAVAAAQAAVEVVRLTSQGPAFGGGGRGAVLDPRGGGRGAVLDPRGRDSAAVKIQTTFRGFLAKKALRALKALVKLQALVRGYLVRRQAAAALQSMHALVRAQATVRAARGRAVPQLPPLHSHPPVRPRFSLQERYAEDTRSEHGVAAYSRRLSASIESAASFGGYDRSPKIVEMDTGRPRSRASSLRTDDDWYAQSVSSPLLPYCHLPGGAPPRIAVPSSRHFPEYEWCAPEKPRPATAQCTPRCAAPLVAPPTPAKSVCGGVGAGPDGVACPGYMSSTQSSEAKSRSQSAPKQRPEQQPRKRVPLSEVVLEACPSLSGVGMAQKPCNNSSNRAAAQEAFDFRAAVVSRFERPPDAAAAAERERDAFFLQRRW; encoded by the exons ATGGGCAAGGCGGCGAGGTGGCTCCGAAGCTTGCtgggcgggggcgccggagggaggaaggagcagGGGAAGGACCCGCAGAGGCGGGCGTCCGCGGCACCGCCCCCCGCAGACAGGAGGCGCTGGAGCTTCGCGCGGTCGTCGCGGGACTCGgccgagccggccgccgccgccgcggcggagcggtccgtgaagggcggcggcagcgcggcgatcgcgcgggcggcggaggcggcgtggcTCAAGTCGCTGTACGGCGACACGGAGCGGGAGCAGAGCAAGCACGCCATCGCGGtcgccgcggccaccgcggcggcggcggacgcggccgtggccgccgcgcaggccgcggtCGAGGTCGTGCGCCTCACCAGCCAGGGCCCcgcgttcggcggcggcggcaggggagcCGTGCTtgacccccgcggcggcggcaggggagcCGTGCTTGACCCCCGCGGCCGCGACAGCGCCGCCGTCAAGATCCAGACGACATTCAGAGGGTTCTTG GCGAAGAAGGCGCTGCGGGCGCTCAAGGCCCTGGTGAAGCTGCAGGCGCTGGTGCGCGGCTACCTGGTGcggaggcaggcggcggccgcgctgcAGAGCATGCACGCGCTCGTCCGCGCGCAGGCCACCgtccgcgcggcgcgcggccgtgccgtgccgcagCTCCCGCCCCTCCACAGCCACCCTCCCGTCCGGCCGCGCTTCTCCTTG CAAGAGCGGTACGCGGAGGACACGCGGAGCGAGCACGGCGTGGCGGCGTACAGCCGGCGCCTGTCGGCGAGCATCGAGTCGGCGGCGTCGTTCGGCGGGTACGACCGGAGCCCCAAGATCGTGGAGATGGACACCGGGCGGCCCCGGTCGCGCGCGTCGTCCCTGCGCACCGACGACGACTGGTACGCGCAGtcggtgtcgtcgccgctgctgccgtactgccacctccccggcggcgcgccCCCGCGCATCGCGGTGCCGAGCTCGCGCCACTTCCCGGAGTACGAGTGGTGCGCGCCGGAGAAGccccggccggcgacggcgcagtGCACGCCCCGGTGCGCCGCCCCACTCGTCGCGCCGCCGACCCCCGCCAAGAGCGtctgcggcggcgtgggcgcggggcCCGACGGCGTCGCGTGCCCCGGGTACATGTCGAGCACGCAGTCGTCGGAGGCCAAGTCCCGGTCGCAGAGCGCGCCGAAGCAGCGGCCGGAGCAGCAGCCGCGGAAGCGCGTGCCGCTGAGCGAGGTGGTCCTGGAGGCCTGCCCGAGCCTGAGCGGCGTGGGCATGGCGCAGAAGCCCTGCAACAACAGCAGCaaccgcgcggcggcgcaggaggcgTTCGActtccgcgccgccgtggtGAGCCGCTTCGAGCGcccgccggacgccgccgcggcggccgagagGGAGCGGGACGCGTTCTTCTTGCAGAGGAGGTGGTGA
- the LOC120676816 gene encoding protein IQ-DOMAIN 14-like isoform X2, producing MGKAARWLRSLLGGGAGGRKEQGKDPQRRASAAPPPADRRRWSFARSSRDSAEPAAAAAAERSVKGGGSAAIARAAEAAWLKSLYGDTEREQSKHAIAVAAATAAAADAAVAAAQAAVEVVRLTSQGPAFGGGGRGAVLDPRGRDSAAVKIQTTFRGFLAKKALRALKALVKLQALVRGYLVRRQAAAALQSMHALVRAQATVRAARGRAVPQLPPLHSHPPVRPRFSLQERYAEDTRSEHGVAAYSRRLSASIESAASFGGYDRSPKIVEMDTGRPRSRASSLRTDDDWYAQSVSSPLLPYCHLPGGAPPRIAVPSSRHFPEYEWCAPEKPRPATAQCTPRCAAPLVAPPTPAKSVCGGVGAGPDGVACPGYMSSTQSSEAKSRSQSAPKQRPEQQPRKRVPLSEVVLEACPSLSGVGMAQKPCNNSSNRAAAQEAFDFRAAVVSRFERPPDAAAAAERERDAFFLQRRW from the exons ATGGGCAAGGCGGCGAGGTGGCTCCGAAGCTTGCtgggcgggggcgccggagggaggaaggagcagGGGAAGGACCCGCAGAGGCGGGCGTCCGCGGCACCGCCCCCCGCAGACAGGAGGCGCTGGAGCTTCGCGCGGTCGTCGCGGGACTCGgccgagccggccgccgccgccgcggcggagcggtccgtgaagggcggcggcagcgcggcgatcgcgcgggcggcggaggcggcgtggcTCAAGTCGCTGTACGGCGACACGGAGCGGGAGCAGAGCAAGCACGCCATCGCGGtcgccgcggccaccgcggcggcggcggacgcggccgtggccgccgcgcaggccgcggtCGAGGTCGTGCGCCTCACCAGCCAGGGCCCcgcgttcggcggcggcggcag gggagcCGTGCTTGACCCCCGCGGCCGCGACAGCGCCGCCGTCAAGATCCAGACGACATTCAGAGGGTTCTTG GCGAAGAAGGCGCTGCGGGCGCTCAAGGCCCTGGTGAAGCTGCAGGCGCTGGTGCGCGGCTACCTGGTGcggaggcaggcggcggccgcgctgcAGAGCATGCACGCGCTCGTCCGCGCGCAGGCCACCgtccgcgcggcgcgcggccgtgccgtgccgcagCTCCCGCCCCTCCACAGCCACCCTCCCGTCCGGCCGCGCTTCTCCTTG CAAGAGCGGTACGCGGAGGACACGCGGAGCGAGCACGGCGTGGCGGCGTACAGCCGGCGCCTGTCGGCGAGCATCGAGTCGGCGGCGTCGTTCGGCGGGTACGACCGGAGCCCCAAGATCGTGGAGATGGACACCGGGCGGCCCCGGTCGCGCGCGTCGTCCCTGCGCACCGACGACGACTGGTACGCGCAGtcggtgtcgtcgccgctgctgccgtactgccacctccccggcggcgcgccCCCGCGCATCGCGGTGCCGAGCTCGCGCCACTTCCCGGAGTACGAGTGGTGCGCGCCGGAGAAGccccggccggcgacggcgcagtGCACGCCCCGGTGCGCCGCCCCACTCGTCGCGCCGCCGACCCCCGCCAAGAGCGtctgcggcggcgtgggcgcggggcCCGACGGCGTCGCGTGCCCCGGGTACATGTCGAGCACGCAGTCGTCGGAGGCCAAGTCCCGGTCGCAGAGCGCGCCGAAGCAGCGGCCGGAGCAGCAGCCGCGGAAGCGCGTGCCGCTGAGCGAGGTGGTCCTGGAGGCCTGCCCGAGCCTGAGCGGCGTGGGCATGGCGCAGAAGCCCTGCAACAACAGCAGCaaccgcgcggcggcgcaggaggcgTTCGActtccgcgccgccgtggtGAGCCGCTTCGAGCGcccgccggacgccgccgcggcggccgagagGGAGCGGGACGCGTTCTTCTTGCAGAGGAGGTGGTGA
- the LOC120676688 gene encoding auxin-responsive protein IAA2-like — MAWRGRLGEAGDSGLELRLGLPAYFAAKSSGLDAGDAPGDAAAFALQAGKGNDASNSKARARPAAAAPVVGWPPVRSFRRNLGSSRQSPQSSSAHHQDGGVKGGDDGAGGAHKGGLFVKINMDGVPIGRKVDLRAYGGYAELSAAVGKLFRGLLAAQRDPAAAAVGRRCGEKAEEAEEPTIGGEYTLVYEDEEGDRVLVGDVPWEMFVATAKRLRVLRSSDLPASSLRAGGGRKRVAADC; from the exons ATGGCGTGGCGCGGCCGGCTCGGAGAGGCCGGGGACAgtggcctcgagctccgccttGGCCTCCCGGCCTACTTCGCCGCCAAGTCCTCAG GTTTggacgccggcgatgcgcccGGCGACGCTGCTGCTTTTGCTCTCCAAGCCGGCAAAGGGAACGATGCTTCCAATTCCAAAGCGAG GGCCAggccagcagctgcagctccgGTGGTGGGGTGGCCGCCGGTCCGGTCGTTCAGGAGGAACCTGGGGTCCTCCAGGCAGTCACCCCAGTCGTCGTCCGCTCATCATCAGGACGGCGGGGTCAAgggcggcgacgatggggccggGGGCGCACACAAGGGCGGCCTGTTCGTGAAGATCAACATGGACGGCGTGCCGATCGGGCGGAAGGTGGACCTCAGGGCGTACGGTGGCTACGCCGAGCTCTCCGCTGCCGTCGGCAAGCTCTTCCGCGGCCTGCTCGCCG CTCAGAGggacccggccgccgccgcggtgggcAGGCGCTGCGGCGAGAaggcggaggaggccgaggagcccACGATCGGCGGCGAGTACACGCTGGTgtacgaggacgaggagggcgACCGGGTGCTGGTCGGCGACGTCCCCTGGGA GATGTTCGTGGCCACCGCGAAGAGGCTGCGTGTGCTCAGGAGCTCCGACCTGCCGGCCTCGTCG CTGAGAGCAGGCGGGGGCAGGAAGAGGGTTGCAGCCGACTGCTGA